From a single Capsicum annuum cultivar UCD-10X-F1 chromosome 12, UCD10Xv1.1, whole genome shotgun sequence genomic region:
- the LOC107850012 gene encoding monothiol glutaredoxin-S1-like, protein MERVMKLGAESPVVIFTKSSCCMSHSIETLIRSFGANPTVYDLDELPNGREMEKALVELGCQPSVPAVFIGKELVGGSNEIMSLNLRGNKLKQLLIKANAIWV, encoded by the coding sequence ATGGAAAGAGTGATGAAGTTGGGAGCGGAAAGTCCAGTGGTCATTTTCACCAAGAGTAGTTGTTGTATGTCTCATAGCATTGAAACCCTAATTCGTAGCTTCGGTGCAAACCCCACAGTTTATGACCTTGATGAACTTCCAAATGGGAGGGAAATGGAGAAAGCATTGGTTGAATTAGGATGTCAGCCCAGTGTGCCAGCAGTGTTCATTGGGAAAGAATTGGTTGGTGGTTCTAATGAGATTATGAGCCTTAATTTGAGGGGCAATAAGCTTAAGCAATTGCTTATAAAGGCAAATGCAATTTGGGTGTAA